One window of Leptotrichia sp. oral taxon 498 genomic DNA carries:
- a CDS encoding polyprenyl synthetase family protein, which translates to MKRCKNYVKRLFKRKKEIIEKNLQKKLQKYEYPERLSEAMNYAVMNGGKRIRPILMYMMCDLFQKSYENVEDIAAALEFIHCYSLVHDDLPAMDNDMYRRGKLTTHIKFDEATAILVGDVLLTEAFNIISSSTKISDKNKVAIILKLSEYAGFYGMVGGQYKDVESEKLQNLDTEKNIKKNINIEENKKILKYIHTHKTGKLLTAAIELPLIAFDTQKEKREKLVEYSKLIGLAFQIKDDILDIEGEFENTGKKSNDVENGKLTYPSLFGLKKSKEMLDKCLKEANEIIKNDFYGNELLMELTQYFENRKK; encoded by the coding sequence ATGAAACGGTGTAAAAACTATGTTAAAAGATTATTTAAAAGAAAAAAAGAAATTATAGAAAAAAATTTACAAAAAAAATTGCAAAAATATGAATATCCAGAAAGACTTTCCGAAGCGATGAATTATGCTGTTATGAACGGCGGAAAAAGAATTCGTCCCATTCTTATGTATATGATGTGCGACTTATTTCAAAAAAGTTATGAAAATGTGGAAGATATTGCAGCTGCACTTGAGTTTATTCACTGCTATTCGCTTGTTCACGACGATTTACCAGCAATGGACAACGATATGTATCGCCGTGGAAAATTGACAACTCACATAAAATTTGATGAAGCGACGGCTATTTTAGTGGGAGATGTGCTTTTGACGGAAGCGTTTAATATCATTTCCAGTTCAACGAAAATTAGCGATAAAAATAAAGTTGCGATAATTCTAAAACTTTCAGAATATGCAGGATTTTACGGAATGGTTGGCGGACAATATAAAGATGTTGAATCTGAAAAATTACAAAATTTAGACACAGAAAAAAATATCAAAAAAAATATAAATATTGAAGAAAATAAAAAAATATTAAAATACATTCACACCCATAAGACAGGAAAACTTTTAACCGCTGCAATTGAATTGCCGCTAATTGCTTTTGATACACAAAAAGAAAAAAGAGAAAAATTAGTGGAATATTCAAAACTTATTGGACTTGCTTTTCAGATAAAAGACGATATTTTGGATATTGAAGGAGAATTTGAAAATACTGGAAAAAAATCAAACGATGTGGAAAATGGAAAATTGACTTATCCAAGTTTGTTTGGTTTAAAAAAAAGCAAAGAGATGTTAGATAAATGTCTTAAAGAAGCGAATGAAATTATAAAAAATGATTTTTACGGAAATGAATTGCTTATGGAACTTACGCAATATTTTGAGAACAGAAAAAAATAA